The genomic interval GTGAAGAATTGTATAATGTGCATTGCTGGTCTTGTCATGGCGATACAGGATACGGAGATGGGGCTGCCGGTGGGGCGCTTGGAGCAAAACCTGCCAATTTTCATGAAGAAGAGGTAAAAAAGCAAAGTGATGGTGCATGGTTCTGGAAATTGTCTAATGGCCGGGGAAATATGCCTCCTTTTAAAGAAGTATTTTCAGAGGAGCAAAGATGGCAACTGGTCGCTTATATCCGGAAATTATCTAATTAATAAATAAGTTAGTTAAAAGCATGACTCTTCGCTCATATATAGGTAGAATATACGTAGTAGCAGTACTTCTGTTTTCTTCAGCGTTGACGTATGCACAGCAGACAACGGCCCCGAAACCTCCTGTTGCCTTGCGTCCGGATATAAAAATTGAGCATTTTATGGATATCGGCCCACAGGCAGTCAGGTTATTGCAGGAACCGACCACCGGCGATTTTTACTATACTACCTTCGACGGAAATGTATTTAAAATAAAGCACAGCAATGGCCAGCAGCCGGTAGCCGAACAGGTATTCAGCGCCGCCGACCATGGCATCACCCGTTTGCAGGGAGCTGCTTTTTACAAGAATACGCTCTTTTTATGCGGAAATATCAGTGTAAATAATAACAAAGGCACCAAGGGCAGAATGGTACGCTACAAATTAAAGCCTTCCGGAAAACATGAAATGACAGAAGTATTTAATACCATAGAGATTGGGAGCACTAAAACTGTTTTTGATCATGGCTTCAATGGACTGGCTGTTAGTCCGGATGGTAAGTATATTTATGTCAATAGCGGCGCACGCACTGATCATGGAGAAGTGCAGGATAATGGAGGAGAATATCCTAATGCCAGAGATGCTGCCTTAACCAGTTGTATTTTCCGGTTTCCTATAGAGTCTAAAAATATATTGCTGCCAGATGATGAAGCAAAGTTAAAATCTGATGGTTACTTGTATGCACAAGGAATCCGCAATGCCTATGATCTGGCTTTTGACACAGAGGGGAATTTATTTGCGGTTTCTAATTCCGGCGATTATGATCATCCGGAAGATATGTTCTGGATCAGACAAGGGCACCATTACGGGTTTCCCTGGGTGATGGGTGGCATTGAAAATCCTCAGCAAAACCCCGACTGGCAACCTAGCCCTGAAACAGATCCATTTATCCCTAAATTTGCCCATGCCTGGTCGGTGAGATATTTCCGCAATGATCCTGAATTTCCTAAAAAGCCAGCTAATCTCAACTTTACTGCCGCTGTTCAAAATATAGGTCCAGATGCCAATGAATATCGTGACCGTACCACCGGAAAAGTGATGGATGGAGATTCTACACGGGCAACTGTTGGTACCTTCACCCCGCACAGCTCTCCCTTAGGCCTGTTTTTTGACACCAATAAAGTTCTTGCCGTTGATCTGAATGGAGATGGATTTGTACTCCGGTATACCTTAGGGAGAAGAGCCAGCATGATGAAAGCTTTTACTGAGCAGGGAGCCGACCTGTTGCACCTGGATTTAACCTATGATAAAGCCAAAGATAATTACAGCGTTAAAACTACGCGTATGGTAGAGGGTTTTTCGCAACCTACAGATGCCTTACTAATTGGCAATACAGTGTATATCATTGAATACGGAGGCAAAGCCGGAAATATCTGGAAAATTACCCTTCCGGGTGCCGACAATAAAAAGAAGGCTAAACTGTAGAAATAAAGCTAATTTTATACACCGCCGTGCCTATATACTATTTTGTAACAATTAAATTTACATTTTATACAAACCCAATTCTCCCATATGAAAACCCAAAGAAGATCCATTCTCAAAAGAATTTTTGCTTCCGTAGCAGGTATTACCGGTTTAGGCGCAGTAGCCCAGGCTAAAACAGATGCTGCTCCTGAGAAGGAAGTATTCAATGTTACCAACTATCAGGATGTTCCCTTGTTTTCTGGTTCTACCAAACATGGCAACCTGATATTTGTAGCTGGCAAAGGTTATCACAAGGAAGGCGATATAAAAGTACACACTGAAGAAGTACTGAAAGAAATAGAAGCAGAGCTGAAAAGAGCTGGTTCTTCTATGGACAAAGTGCTGAAAGTAAATGTGTACCTGCACGACCTGAACGATTATAAGGGCATGAATGAAGTATACAAAGGACGTTTCGGCAGCAAGCCTCCGGTGCGTACCACAGTAGCTGTATACGGCGGTGTACCTGGCGACTCTTTAGTCGAAATGGACTGCATTGCTTATGTGTAATTAGTCATTGGTCAATTGTCATTAGTGAAAAATAGCTATTAATGACTTACTGAATTTGTTTTAAAGTTGTGGATAGTAAGAATAAGCGTGTACGTGAGGAATACAAAAATCAAACAAAAATTCCTTGCGGGAGAGGAGAAATGAAAAGCGGGGTGCGCGTTGAATTGTGGGAGGAAGCATTTTTCATTTTGCCCTTTTGTTTTGTTACTTTTATTTTGGGCAAGCAAAATAAAAGTAAAGACGGCTTAAGCAATTCACAATTTATTATTTATACATAAACATATCTAGACAAAAGTCTCTAAATCTATTTTTGATAATGACCAATAACTATTGACTAATGACTATTGACATTTAAAACCCCTTTTTTCATTCATCATTTGCCATTACTCCTATGCTCAATAGAAGAAAACTCATTAAACGCTTAACTGCCCTGCCAGTCGTAGGAGGACTTGTTGGAAGCGGCCTTCCGTTACAATCGGCACAGGCCTTACCAAAACAACCCAAACGCGACCTGTTCAAGGAACTGGGCATCCGCACCTTTATTAATGCCGCCGGTACTCTCACCTTTATGACTGGTTCTCTGATGCAGGACGAGGTATTGGAAACTATTAATTTTGCTGCTAAAGAATTTTGCCTGCTCGATGAAGTACAAGACAAAGTAGGCGAAAAAATTGCCAAGCTGGTACACTCGGAATCGGCTGTCGTTACTTCCGGTGCTTTTTCTGCCATTACCCTGGGGTTGGCTGGGGTACTTACTGGTACCGACCAGAAAAAAGTAGAGCAGCTTCCTCACCTGGAATACACCGGCATGAAATCCGAAGTAATTATTCAGAAAGGCCATGATATTGTGTATAAACAGGCGCTTACCAATACCGGTTGTAAGGTAGTATTTGTAGAAACAGCAGAAGAGGTAGAGAAGGCCATCAATGAACGTACAGCTATGATGTGGTTTCTGCATATTCAATCAGATAAGGGTAAAATACAGCATGAAGAATGGGTAGCCCTGGGAAAAAAGCACAATATTCCGACCATGATCGATATAGCGGCTGATGTGCCGCCTGTAGAAAATCTCTGGAAATTCAATGATATGGGTTTTGATCTGGTGTGTATTTCCGGGGGAAAAGCCATGCGTGGACCTCAGAGTGCCGGTTTGTTGATGGGCAAGAAAAACCTGATTGCTGCCGCCAGAATGCATATGCCGCCCAGAGGTTTTACCATTGGCCGGGGCATGAAGATTAATAAAGAAGAGATTCTGGGAATGTATGTAGCCCTGGAAAAATTCATCAATCTGGATCACGATAAAATATGGAAACAGTGGGAAGAAGGCATCGCCCACATCGATAATGCCATCAAAAAAGTGGATGGGGTACAAACCAAAACACATGTACCTCCGCTAGGCAATCATACACCAACGCTGGAAGTAACCTGGGATAAAAACAAAGTAAAGCTAGAGAAACAAGACCTGATCACCAATCTGCGCAATGGAAACCCTTCAATCGAAGTAGGCGGCGGCGGACCAGATGCTTTTAGTGTAACTGTGTGGATGATGAAACCCGGCCAGGAGAAAATTGTAGCCAAACGATTAACCGAAGAGTTTTCAAAAGCTACGGTCTAACCTTTTCAAAAGGATTCCCTGTATAACATTAACTAGTTAGTTAACCCTTTACTATAGAAGTGAAGGGTTAATTTTCTACTACTTTTCTGTCTGTGAGGTAGCTGTTATATCCTGTTTTTTACCCTCCAACGCATATGTTTGTAGTTTGGAATTATTTACTGCAACTACTACTTTTTTCTCTTCATTTTCCTGCTCTAATACGATTATATCCCGCACATCTCCCCTGATGTGTAAGCCAGAATGGATTTGGGGCAAAGAGGAAAAATTTCCATTGCCATTTCCCAGCAATACGGTTCCATAATTAGCATCGTATTTTCCAATAGCAACCCTGGTTTTTTCCATGTTTCCGCCGAGCAATATATCCAGGTTTCCATCTCCATTGATATCTACGGATTGTATGGCATAGACCGGAGAAAATTGAGCTTCTATAGGTAGTGTTTTGAAAGTAAATTTGCCATTTACGTTTTCCAGATAGGAAGTTTGGAATCGGGTTGCTATTAACTTTTGGGCTGCCTGTAACTGCTCCTTTGTGAACATATCTTCTACCGTTGCTCTGGCATAAGTTTCATAACTGGTAAACCGTTTTTTAATGGCTGGCATCTGACCTCCGAGTTCGTCCCGGCTGAAAGCAGGATGGTTTTTACCTTCGATATAATAACTCAAGATAGGATCAATGGAGCCATTGTTATCAAAATCGCTGTAAAGCATTGTAGCTGGTTGTTGTTCGCTTACTTTCATCTGGCTGTTTAAACCCAGATTTCCTACCACCAGATCCATATCTCCATCTTTATCGAAATCCTGAGCAATAATCCGGTTCCACCAGCCAGACGAATTTTCAGGCAAATAAGTAGAAGTCTGGTTCACAAGTTTGCCTTGCTGATTGATAAAAATGGAAATAGGCATCCACTCTCCCACCACTACTAAATCCTGGGCTTTGTCCTGGTTAATATCCAGCCAGAGCGCATCTGTTACCATACCTATAATTTTCAGTTGAGGCGCTAGTTGATCGGTTTGGATGGTAAACTGCCCTTTACCATTATTGACCAGTAAATAGCTTTCCGGAGTTTTCGGATACTGGCCGGGAATAACCCTTCCCCCAATAAATACATCCATATCGCCATCGCCATCTATATCTCCAGGTTTCACGCAAGAAGCATCTACAGCCATAGTCGGAAGCAGTTCAACTTTGCGGGTGAATTTGCCTTTGCCATCATTCAAATACAAACGGGGCTGTAAGTTGGGATCATTGGCCGGGAAACAGTAACCACCACTAACTACCAACAGGTCTACATCCTTGTCTCCGTCGGCATCGAAAAAACTGGCATCTGTATCTTCGGCAGTTGCATCTTTGGCAAGATCTGGTTGCGGAAGCGCTTTAAAAGTTGCATCCGCTGATTGAATAAAGAACTGGCTCTCTTGGCCACGGGCACCACAAATGAATAGGTCTTCCCGGCCATCTCCATTTACATCTCCCTGGGCTATATGCGGCCCTTGTGCAGAAAGTGCATGCGGTAGCAAACGCTGAATTTTAAAATCGATAAAATTTTCTTCCTGATGTGTAAAATCAATTGTAGTGTTCTCTTGCGTGAACAGTGGTGCAGACGGTTCCGGTGAACTAGTAGAGACGGATGCATCTTTTTCTTGCAGGGTAATGGTTTGATCCAGCTTCACAGAAGCAAGCATTTGTACTTTTCCACCCGGCCATGTTAATTTCACTTGCTGTATTTCTGAAGTACCCAACCCAAACACCAGTTCAGCTGGCACCGAGGACTGAAAACCCCTGGTAGGCATCATCTCCTGAACTAAGGTTTTATCTTTGCAAATAACTTGTACCATGGCACCTATTCCTTGTGTATTCTTTCCTTCGCCAGCCAGTTTTACTTTCAGAAAGTGGAGGTCCTTGGTCTGAATTTCCAGATTATTCTGGTATACAAAAGCGGCTTCATTGGTATTATTTACCACCAGATCCAAATCTCCATCATTGTCCAGGTCGGCATAGGCGGCTCCGGTCGAAATACTGGTCTGGTTAAAACCCCATGCTTCAGTTTGTTTGGCAAAGGTCAAATTTCCCTTGTTCTCATACATGTAATTCTTTACAATCGCCGAGGGCATTTTTCCAATTACTTGTTGCACTGTCATTTTCTGGCCACCTTGCCCTTCTTTCATTTTCTCATCTGCAGCAAAACTCAGGAAATCCATATTGGTATAATCCCGGGCATAACCATTACTGATAAAAAGGTCTGAATAGCCATCATTATTGAAGTCGGCAAACAAAGGTGCCCAGCTCCAGTCAGTATTCGATACCCCAGCCAGCTGGCCAATTTCACTGAATGAAACGCCCTTAATATTCTCAGGCTTTCCGGTGGAATTACTCAGTTGGATAGGACCATTGTTGAGCTGTAGCATGTTGCGCATATTCTGGTGGTAAAACCCTGCGCGCACCAGTAACTGGTTTTTATCATAGTTATCAGAACCCATTACTTGTTTCTGGCGGTAATTATCTTCCGGAAGCATATCCAGCGTGAGTATATCCATCCAGCCATCGTTATTTACATCCCCTACATCTACGCCCATCGAAAACAGCGACGTATGTCCGATACACTCTTTTAAACTCTCCCGGAACGAACCGTCTTTCTGGTTGAGGTATAGGTAATCCTGCTCGTTATAATCATTGGAAATATAGACATCCGGCCAGCCATCTTTATTAAAATCGGATATGCCGATGCCCAGGCCAAAGCTTAATACATTATTCACCAGCCCAGCCTGCTCACTCACATCAGTGAATTTGCCTTTTTCATTTTTAAATAAGCGACTGGCAAACAAAGGATTTTTCTGTGATTTTAACCTGGCGGTGATCTGGCTGAAACCGGCATATTCCTGCACCGAATGATTCAGGAGCCACATATCCAGGTCTCCATCGTTGTCGTAATCAAAAAAAGCAGCCTGGGTGGAATATCCGGCATCGTTAAGGCCATACGCAGCTGCCTGTTCTGTAAAACGCATGTTGCCCTGGTTGATATACAGCAGGTTTTCCCGTTCTTTAGCCACACTGCTTCCGGACCGGCACACATATATATCCAGTAAACCATCGGCATTTATATCGGCCATCGTTACGCCCGTTTTCCAGCCCACCATTGCCCCTACTCCAGCGCTTTCTGTCACATCTTCAAATTCAAAACTGCCTTTATTGATATATAGGCGGTTGCTTACCATATTGCCCGTAAAATAAATATCCTGCAATCCATCGTTGTTCAAATCGCCAATAGCAACTCCCCCACCATTGTAGAAATACCCATACTTGAGCACATTAAACTCTTCGGATTCAGTGAGCTGGTTAGAGAACTTAATGCCAGTTTCACTAGCTGGTAATAGAGAGAATAGCGTACTCTGTTCCTGCTTTTGTTTACAGGTTTGAAATAATATGAGGGAAAGAAAAAGGAACAGGAAACGAAACATTGTGCAAAAGCAGATAATGAGGAATGAAAAATTACAAAGAACCTATCTGTATATGTTTGATTCTAGTAAATAACGGATAATATAATAAAGATAAAAGAAAAATCGGTGAAGTATAAAATACCCCACCGATTCAGATTTATCATCAACTATACATTGAATTACTTTTTATCCCACCACAGCGGCGTACTGGCTTTATCAGGTCCACCCAGCAAAGCTTCAGCGGCTGTAACTGCCGGACCATTGGTTTGTTTTTCCAGGGTGATAAAAGGAATACGTTTGATAAATTGCCCGGTTGGAACATCTGAATTATCGGAGGCTACTACCGGATAAAGTGTAGGATAGTCGCTTCTCCGGAAGTTTGCCCAGGCTTCGAATCCATCCGGATACAAGGCAATCCATTTCTGGGTATTGATCTGCTCCCGCTGAATATCTGCTGTTGCCCCCCATAATACAGGTATATCTGACAAGGCTGGTGAATTCTGCTGATCTTGCGGCGCAACAGGTGTAGCCAAACTATTGATGTAGGCAGTAATAGCGGCATCATCGGTAGTACCCCACTGATTCATGGATATGCGGATTCCCTGCTCATACAATTCTTTGGCGGTACCATTCATATTCCAGTTGTTCAACGCACCTTCTGACCGGAGGAAGTAGGCTTCTGCGGCATGCATTACATCCTGTGGATTGGTATTCTGGTTGGCTACTGTGAATCTGGCTGATACGTTTGAGTTGTAATTAGGCGTATTGAGCTGAAGTCCTTGCTGGGCTGGTAATAAACCATTGCGTAGTCCTTCGTAGGTTCCGGTAGCATCTGCGGGCTGGAAATACGCAGAAACCCTGGGATCATTATATCCTTTTAATACACTTT from Rhodocytophaga rosea carries:
- a CDS encoding c-type cytochrome yields the protein MCIIGLILFSSFTSQTYRIGQDDRWIAPAWADTLKSPFPNEPLTLAQGEELYNVHCWSCHGDTGYGDGAAGGALGAKPANFHEEEVKKQSDGAWFWKLSNGRGNMPPFKEVFSEEQRWQLVAYIRKLSN
- a CDS encoding PQQ-dependent sugar dehydrogenase, which gives rise to MTLRSYIGRIYVVAVLLFSSALTYAQQTTAPKPPVALRPDIKIEHFMDIGPQAVRLLQEPTTGDFYYTTFDGNVFKIKHSNGQQPVAEQVFSAADHGITRLQGAAFYKNTLFLCGNISVNNNKGTKGRMVRYKLKPSGKHEMTEVFNTIEIGSTKTVFDHGFNGLAVSPDGKYIYVNSGARTDHGEVQDNGGEYPNARDAALTSCIFRFPIESKNILLPDDEAKLKSDGYLYAQGIRNAYDLAFDTEGNLFAVSNSGDYDHPEDMFWIRQGHHYGFPWVMGGIENPQQNPDWQPSPETDPFIPKFAHAWSVRYFRNDPEFPKKPANLNFTAAVQNIGPDANEYRDRTTGKVMDGDSTRATVGTFTPHSSPLGLFFDTNKVLAVDLNGDGFVLRYTLGRRASMMKAFTEQGADLLHLDLTYDKAKDNYSVKTTRMVEGFSQPTDALLIGNTVYIIEYGGKAGNIWKITLPGADNKKKAKL
- a CDS encoding RidA family protein, translated to MKTQRRSILKRIFASVAGITGLGAVAQAKTDAAPEKEVFNVTNYQDVPLFSGSTKHGNLIFVAGKGYHKEGDIKVHTEEVLKEIEAELKRAGSSMDKVLKVNVYLHDLNDYKGMNEVYKGRFGSKPPVRTTVAVYGGVPGDSLVEMDCIAYV
- a CDS encoding aminotransferase class V-fold PLP-dependent enzyme, translated to MLNRRKLIKRLTALPVVGGLVGSGLPLQSAQALPKQPKRDLFKELGIRTFINAAGTLTFMTGSLMQDEVLETINFAAKEFCLLDEVQDKVGEKIAKLVHSESAVVTSGAFSAITLGLAGVLTGTDQKKVEQLPHLEYTGMKSEVIIQKGHDIVYKQALTNTGCKVVFVETAEEVEKAINERTAMMWFLHIQSDKGKIQHEEWVALGKKHNIPTMIDIAADVPPVENLWKFNDMGFDLVCISGGKAMRGPQSAGLLMGKKNLIAAARMHMPPRGFTIGRGMKINKEEILGMYVALEKFINLDHDKIWKQWEEGIAHIDNAIKKVDGVQTKTHVPPLGNHTPTLEVTWDKNKVKLEKQDLITNLRNGNPSIEVGGGGPDAFSVTVWMMKPGQEKIVAKRLTEEFSKATV
- a CDS encoding VCBS repeat-containing protein; protein product: MFRFLFLFLSLILFQTCKQKQEQSTLFSLLPASETGIKFSNQLTESEEFNVLKYGYFYNGGGVAIGDLNNDGLQDIYFTGNMVSNRLYINKGSFEFEDVTESAGVGAMVGWKTGVTMADINADGLLDIYVCRSGSSVAKERENLLYINQGNMRFTEQAAAYGLNDAGYSTQAAFFDYDNDGDLDMWLLNHSVQEYAGFSQITARLKSQKNPLFASRLFKNEKGKFTDVSEQAGLVNNVLSFGLGIGISDFNKDGWPDVYISNDYNEQDYLYLNQKDGSFRESLKECIGHTSLFSMGVDVGDVNNDGWMDILTLDMLPEDNYRQKQVMGSDNYDKNQLLVRAGFYHQNMRNMLQLNNGPIQLSNSTGKPENIKGVSFSEIGQLAGVSNTDWSWAPLFADFNNDGYSDLFISNGYARDYTNMDFLSFAADEKMKEGQGGQKMTVQQVIGKMPSAIVKNYMYENKGNLTFAKQTEAWGFNQTSISTGAAYADLDNDGDLDLVVNNTNEAAFVYQNNLEIQTKDLHFLKVKLAGEGKNTQGIGAMVQVICKDKTLVQEMMPTRGFQSSVPAELVFGLGTSEIQQVKLTWPGGKVQMLASVKLDQTITLQEKDASVSTSSPEPSAPLFTQENTTIDFTHQEENFIDFKIQRLLPHALSAQGPHIAQGDVNGDGREDLFICGARGQESQFFIQSADATFKALPQPDLAKDATAEDTDASFFDADGDKDVDLLVVSGGYCFPANDPNLQPRLYLNDGKGKFTRKVELLPTMAVDASCVKPGDIDGDGDMDVFIGGRVIPGQYPKTPESYLLVNNGKGQFTIQTDQLAPQLKIIGMVTDALWLDINQDKAQDLVVVGEWMPISIFINQQGKLVNQTSTYLPENSSGWWNRIIAQDFDKDGDMDLVVGNLGLNSQMKVSEQQPATMLYSDFDNNGSIDPILSYYIEGKNHPAFSRDELGGQMPAIKKRFTSYETYARATVEDMFTKEQLQAAQKLIATRFQTSYLENVNGKFTFKTLPIEAQFSPVYAIQSVDINGDGNLDILLGGNMEKTRVAIGKYDANYGTVLLGNGNGNFSSLPQIHSGLHIRGDVRDIIVLEQENEEKKVVVAVNNSKLQTYALEGKKQDITATSQTEK